The following DNA comes from Longimicrobium sp..
GACCGTGACGCGAACATCCTGCAGGTGGGCTACAACGACCTGAGGGGCTTTCCCGACGTCATCAACGTCGCCGTGAAGGGTGGCACCGCGAACGACCAGCGGATCCTGTTCATCAGCGACTTCGCCCTGACGCCGGCGAGCTGACGGAACGGCCGTTTCACGCAGAGGCCGCAGAGAAGACAGAGAGGACGCAGAGGGCTTGGCCAGCCTCTGCGTCCTCTCCTTTTTCTCCGCGTCCTCTGCGTGATGCTCTTTGGTTTTCAGGCCGGGATCAGCGCGGAACCCTCACCCTCGTCCCCGCCGGGCTCCGGCGTCTCCGCGGCCTCGTCCGGCGCCGGGAAGAGGAGGGCGCCGAGGGTTTCCAGCAGCTCGTCGCGCCCCTCGCCGTTCAGCGCCGAAAAGGCGATGGCCTGGTCGGGAGTGATGTCGAGCTTGCGCACCGCGGCGGCGAACTGCTCTTCGCGCTTGGTCTTGTTGAGCTTGTCGGCCTTGGTGAAGGCGAACAGCACGGGAATGCCCAGCTCGGCCAGGTAGTCAACCGAGCGCAGGTCGTCGGGCGACGGGCCGGTGCGCAGGTCGATGAGCTGAACGACGCCGGCCAGGTCCTTGGCGGTGGAGATGAAGCCGTGGATGACGCCCTCCCACTTCTTGCGCAGGGCGTCGGGCACCCGGGCGTAGCCGTAGCCCGGCAGGTCGACCAGGAAGAAGTCGCCCAGGTCCGAGCGGACGTGGTAGAAGTTGATCTCCTGCGTCTTGCCGGGCTGCTGCGATACGCGGGCGATGGCGGTTCGCGTGCGCCCCAGAAGCCGGTTGATGAGCGACGACTTGCCCACGTTGGACCGGCCCGAGAACGCCACCTGCGGCATTCCCCGCGCGCTCTCGGGCGGCGCCTGCCCCAGCTGGCCGATGGCCCCGGCGAATTCGACCGACTTGATCCTCACGCTTCCTTCTTCCGCCGCGGCTCGGGCGCCAGCACCAGCAGCGGCGGCACGGCCTCGGTCACGCACTCGGGGGTGACGACGACCTCGCGCACGTCCTGGCGGCTGGGGATGTCGAACATGATGTCGCGCATCAGGTTCTCGATCACCGCGCGCAGGCCGCGGGCGCCGGTGCCCCGCTCGATGGCCTGCTTGGCGATGGCCCGGATGGCCGCCGGGTCGAAGGTGATCCCCACGCCGTCCATCCCGAAGATCTTCTGGTACTGCTTGACCAGCGCGTTTTTC
Coding sequences within:
- the yihA gene encoding ribosome biogenesis GTP-binding protein YihA/YsxC, giving the protein MRIKSVEFAGAIGQLGQAPPESARGMPQVAFSGRSNVGKSSLINRLLGRTRTAIARVSQQPGKTQEINFYHVRSDLGDFFLVDLPGYGYARVPDALRKKWEGVIHGFISTAKDLAGVVQLIDLRTGPSPDDLRSVDYLAELGIPVLFAFTKADKLNKTKREEQFAAAVRKLDITPDQAIAFSALNGEGRDELLETLGALLFPAPDEAAETPEPGGDEGEGSALIPA